A genome region from Labilibaculum antarcticum includes the following:
- a CDS encoding RluA family pseudouridine synthase: MKVIESHIVPEGIGEIRLQDYAPSIFISISSHQGMKKAIKKKAVLVDGVSASTGLWVKQGQRIELCDLELPPAKVYELQLEIVYEDEHIAVINKPAGISVSGNLFRTIQSALPFSLKQSQRIDALPVFRPVHRLDNPTCGLLLIAKTSQAIGALGAQFENRIISKRYTAVVIGSLPDKGKIDMPVDDKEAVSSFAVIRRNNSIRNQSLSMVHLFPETGRTHQLRIHMAGMGTPILGDKLYGSEGEILRKKGMFLCATGLQFTHPFTNEKMDLSIDPPYKFGRFMEMEEMRWEKYKDDMNLV, translated from the coding sequence GTGAAAGTAATTGAATCGCATATTGTTCCAGAAGGCATAGGAGAGATTCGTCTGCAGGATTATGCTCCGTCCATTTTTATTTCTATTTCATCTCATCAGGGAATGAAAAAAGCAATAAAGAAGAAAGCGGTTCTTGTTGATGGTGTTTCGGCATCAACTGGATTGTGGGTAAAACAAGGACAGCGAATTGAATTGTGTGATTTAGAGTTGCCTCCGGCAAAGGTGTATGAATTACAACTCGAAATTGTTTATGAAGATGAGCACATTGCGGTGATTAATAAACCTGCAGGGATTTCAGTAAGTGGAAATTTATTTCGTACCATACAGAGTGCTTTGCCATTTAGTTTGAAGCAATCACAACGTATTGATGCATTGCCTGTTTTTCGACCGGTTCATCGTCTGGATAATCCTACTTGTGGCTTGTTGTTGATTGCGAAAACATCTCAGGCAATTGGAGCCTTGGGAGCACAGTTTGAGAATAGGATTATCAGTAAACGCTATACCGCTGTGGTTATAGGTAGTTTGCCTGATAAAGGAAAAATTGATATGCCTGTTGATGATAAGGAAGCCGTGAGTTCATTCGCGGTAATTCGTCGAAATAATTCAATTCGTAATCAAAGCTTGAGTATGGTACACTTGTTTCCCGAGACAGGCAGAACTCACCAGTTAAGGATTCATATGGCAGGAATGGGAACTCCTATTTTAGGGGATAAATTGTATGGAAGTGAAGGTGAGATTTTGCGTAAGAAAGGAATGTTTTTATGCGCAACAGGCTTGCAGTTTACTCATCCATTTACAAACGAAAAGATGGATCTGTCGATAGATCCACCCTATAAATTCGGACGTTTTATGGAAATGGAAGAAATGCGTTGGGAGAAATACAAAGATGACATGAATCTTGTGTAA
- the ybaK gene encoding Cys-tRNA(Pro) deacylase, which produces MKKTNAARILDRAKIEYEIIDYDVDPIELGAERVAEKTGQHIQSIFKTLVLTGDKTGTIVACIPGASELDLKAFATLSGNKKCAMVPMKNIQELTGYIRGGCSPLGMKKDYLIFMDMSALKLENILISAGIRGKQLKLSPQDLLKVSGATTGVISTLKSQTA; this is translated from the coding sequence ATGAAGAAGACAAATGCAGCCCGCATTTTAGATCGGGCGAAAATTGAATATGAGATTATCGATTATGATGTGGATCCAATAGAATTGGGTGCCGAACGCGTAGCCGAAAAAACAGGTCAACACATTCAATCTATCTTTAAAACTCTTGTCCTTACCGGAGATAAAACAGGCACCATTGTCGCTTGCATTCCCGGAGCCTCCGAACTTGATCTTAAAGCATTCGCAACTCTTAGTGGCAATAAAAAATGTGCTATGGTTCCCATGAAAAACATTCAGGAACTCACTGGCTATATTCGTGGTGGATGTTCTCCATTAGGAATGAAAAAAGATTACCTTATCTTTATGGATATGAGTGCACTTAAGCTCGAAAACATCCTGATTAGCGCCGGTATCAGAGGCAAACAACTTAAACTAAGTCCACAAGATTTACTTAAAGTATCTGGTGCAACAACCGGAGTAATATCTACCCTTAAATCCCAAACAGCATGA
- a CDS encoding HAD family hydrolase, with protein MIDSKAIIWDYNGTLLDDLSIGLQSINEMLSKRKLPLLSKESYREVFTFPVKNYYESIGFDFAKEEWDVVAKEFISLYSSLLPKSNIFPEAIQLLSHFSSLGKRQFILSAMEQNMLTHSVKTENIGNFFSEISGIDNIYASSKIENGIQMIKNNQLAPKDVCLLGDTTHDYEVAQELGCYCILIAAGHQSITKLKQTGCPIVVNHLNDIIKN; from the coding sequence ATGATAGACAGCAAAGCTATAATTTGGGATTACAACGGAACTCTTTTGGACGACCTGTCAATAGGTCTTCAGAGCATTAATGAAATGCTATCGAAAAGAAAGCTTCCATTACTTAGTAAGGAAAGCTACAGAGAGGTTTTTACTTTCCCGGTAAAGAACTATTACGAATCTATTGGCTTCGATTTTGCAAAAGAAGAATGGGATGTGGTCGCTAAAGAATTTATTTCTCTGTACTCATCACTATTGCCAAAATCAAATATATTTCCTGAAGCCATACAGCTTCTCTCTCACTTTTCATCTTTAGGTAAAAGGCAATTTATCTTATCGGCGATGGAGCAAAATATGCTAACTCATTCGGTTAAAACTGAAAACATAGGCAATTTTTTCTCTGAAATTTCCGGAATTGATAACATATATGCCAGCTCGAAAATTGAGAATGGAATACAAATGATTAAAAATAATCAGCTAGCACCCAAAGATGTTTGTCTTTTAGGTGACACAACCCACGATTACGAGGTTGCTCAGGAATTAGGCTGTTATTGCATATTAATTGCGGCAGGACATCAATCTATTACAAAATTAAAACAGACAGGTTGCCCCATTGTGGTCAATCATCTTAACGATATTATAAAGAATTAA
- a CDS encoding DUF5020 family protein: MKKLLVIFAVLASFAVNAQNFQLHRDFDRDQFTSTFEMFKMDKWGNTFTFVDFDYDAENGINQGYFEIARVLKTEKMPIGIHVEYNGGVGNAETDFGDFGYTINNAWIFGLNYAKGGAKSGFSTYAGYKAIKDAGEANFQITGTWYVNFFDGKMTFSGFADLWSENGDDEAIAAGSVSDELVFLTEPQIWYNATENLSIGSEVEISNNFAGDDFKIRPTLALKWNF; the protein is encoded by the coding sequence ATGAAAAAATTACTTGTAATCTTCGCTGTTCTAGCTTCTTTCGCAGTGAATGCACAAAATTTCCAGTTGCACCGCGATTTCGACAGAGATCAATTTACTTCTACTTTCGAAATGTTTAAAATGGACAAATGGGGTAACACTTTTACTTTCGTAGATTTTGATTATGATGCGGAAAATGGAATCAACCAAGGTTATTTCGAGATTGCACGTGTATTGAAGACGGAAAAAATGCCAATTGGTATTCACGTTGAGTACAATGGTGGTGTTGGAAACGCAGAAACTGATTTTGGCGATTTCGGTTACACAATTAATAATGCTTGGATTTTCGGTCTTAACTACGCTAAAGGTGGTGCTAAATCTGGATTCTCAACTTATGCAGGTTACAAAGCAATTAAAGATGCTGGTGAAGCTAACTTCCAAATCACAGGTACTTGGTATGTAAACTTCTTCGATGGAAAAATGACTTTCTCTGGATTTGCTGACCTTTGGTCGGAAAATGGAGACGATGAAGCTATTGCTGCTGGTAGTGTTTCTGACGAACTGGTTTTCTTAACAGAGCCTCAAATCTGGTACAACGCAACAGAAAACCTATCAATCGGTAGCGAGGTAGAGATCTCAAACAATTTTGCTGGTGACGACTTTAAAATTCGTCCTACTTTAGCTCTAAAATGGAATTTCTAA
- a CDS encoding NCS2 family permease: MLDKFFNITGQGSTIKTEIIAGLTTFATMAYILAVNPYFLSVAGMDYGAVMTATALSAVIATLVMALIAKLPFALAPGMGLNAFFAFTVCGVMGCSWQLALTAVFAEGIIFLLLTFFNVREAIINSIPTNIKHAISVGIGLFIAFIGLAHKDVAIIVPGQGIPVHLGNLHSPGALLCILGIIIIGVLLIRNVKGAILIGLLAVTVVGLIPGLDVTSLPKEGGLVSLPPSLEPIFFKFVGFDEILSLKFVSILFVFLFVDMFDTVGTLVGVASKADLLDAEGRVPRVKQALFADAIGTTAGAVLGTSTVTTYVESAAGVAEGGKTGMTSLVVAFMFFLALFFTPLFTMIPAAASSSVLVIIGVFMMSPITKINFDDYSEFIPAFLTMIMMPLTYSIAEGIAFGMLSYVILKVLTGRYKELNVAMVCIAFIFVLKYVYNIGE, encoded by the coding sequence ATGTTAGATAAGTTTTTTAATATCACAGGGCAAGGTTCAACCATAAAGACAGAGATTATCGCTGGTTTAACCACATTTGCTACAATGGCATATATTCTTGCTGTAAACCCATATTTCCTATCTGTTGCAGGTATGGATTACGGTGCAGTAATGACAGCAACTGCATTATCAGCAGTTATTGCAACCCTAGTTATGGCCTTGATTGCTAAGCTTCCTTTTGCTTTAGCTCCAGGAATGGGATTAAATGCATTTTTCGCATTCACTGTATGCGGTGTAATGGGATGCAGCTGGCAATTGGCACTTACAGCAGTATTTGCTGAAGGTATCATTTTCCTTTTGCTTACTTTCTTTAATGTACGCGAAGCCATTATTAATTCAATTCCAACCAACATTAAGCACGCTATTTCTGTAGGTATTGGTTTGTTTATTGCTTTTATCGGCTTGGCTCATAAAGATGTTGCAATCATCGTTCCAGGACAAGGAATTCCAGTACACTTGGGTAACCTTCATTCTCCAGGTGCATTGCTTTGTATTTTAGGGATCATCATAATTGGTGTTCTTTTAATACGTAATGTAAAAGGAGCAATTCTGATTGGCCTTCTTGCTGTAACTGTTGTTGGATTAATTCCTGGATTAGATGTTACAAGTCTTCCAAAAGAAGGTGGTCTTGTAAGTCTTCCTCCATCATTAGAGCCTATATTTTTCAAATTTGTTGGATTCGACGAAATTCTTTCCTTGAAGTTTGTTTCTATCCTATTTGTTTTCCTTTTTGTTGATATGTTCGACACAGTTGGAACTCTTGTAGGGGTAGCTTCAAAAGCAGATCTTTTGGATGCAGAAGGAAGAGTTCCCCGCGTTAAGCAAGCTCTTTTTGCTGATGCAATTGGTACCACTGCTGGTGCTGTTTTAGGAACATCAACTGTAACAACTTACGTTGAAAGTGCTGCTGGTGTGGCTGAAGGTGGAAAAACAGGTATGACCTCATTGGTTGTAGCATTCATGTTCTTCCTGGCCTTATTCTTCACACCTCTATTCACTATGATTCCTGCTGCTGCAAGTTCATCAGTTCTTGTAATCATAGGTGTTTTCATGATGAGCCCAATCACCAAAATCAACTTTGATGATTACTCAGAATTCATTCCAGCTTTCCTTACCATGATCATGATGCCACTTACATACAGCATCGCGGAAGGTATTGCATTCGGTATGCTTTCATATGTAATCTTAAAAGTACTAACAGGTCGTTACAAAGAACTAAATGTTGCGATGGTTTGCATTGCCTTTATATTTGTATTGAAGTACGTTTACAATATCGGCGAGTAA